CTGATGAGGCTGAGAAAGATATTATCCGCAGCATTAAAATCGACAGGTTTACCAATCTGCACAGCAGCAAAAATCTTTCCCGCCGGCTGATAGAACTGCATGTTCGCAACAGCGGCTTTTCCCGGGAAGAGTTTCAAATTACCGGTGCCGAGGAAGTTGCTGTTGAGATCAAAAGCAGGAATATTTCCGAATCGGCAGTTTTTTCGGAACTCAAAGAAAAGATCGAGGGATATTTTTACGAGAGCTCCGAATATTCTCTGCCTGCCGGTGAATTCACCACCACCATCGAACTGAAGAGTGATCCTGAAGAAATTTTGATTCCGGCCGGTGAAGCAGAGGTAAAATTGAGCGGCACCAATTTTGATCGTGGCGGCAGAGTCCAGCAGCCGATCGATGTTTTTATAGAAGGCGAAAGATGGGACAGAATCTTCCTTGAACTCTTCATAGAGCATGAGTTTGAAACCTACAAGCTGGGAGAAAATGTTGAGCGCGGCCAGAGGGTAGACGACGATCAGCTTTTCCAGGAACGGGTTAGAGTCTCTCAGCTGCCCCAAAAACCGATTCTCAGCCTGGAGGACGAACT
This genomic interval from Halarsenatibacter silvermanii contains the following:
- the flgA gene encoding flagellar basal body P-ring formation chaperone FlgA — its product is MKNLSVTMVLFMIILVFLGVFGSERIQAAEAVIHLPERAEVTSPEIYLENIADISADEAEKDIIRSIKIDRFTNLHSSKNLSRRLIELHVRNSGFSREEFQITGAEEVAVEIKSRNISESAVFSELKEKIEGYFYESSEYSLPAGEFTTTIELKSDPEEILIPAGEAEVKLSGTNFDRGGRVQQPIDVFIEGERWDRIFLELFIEHEFETYKLGENVERGQRVDDDQLFQERVRVSQLPQKPILSLEDELVQEGEYTRDYNAGQILTADMMEMPILIRHGDKISGRASEGGINITVTVIARDRGRLSDIITVENSMSGERKEARVLSEDMVEIVD